In Helianthus annuus cultivar XRQ/B chromosome 3, HanXRQr2.0-SUNRISE, whole genome shotgun sequence, a single window of DNA contains:
- the LOC110944198 gene encoding bromodomain-containing protein 4B-like: MPPRLRGRGKGPMRGGPSSAGPSHRRTPSASFSTFDSRDMWGQPFEPARHSVSLSSSPSFHPSFGPFAPNEPEHSHHSDQSHHSHESYPPHNSLQSHSFHHSESPYSPRQFNPADYVNDFLGYNPLGPEDHFSQEMEMDDDPDPEMQTGTPGHPISISSGSPFQGSPYRGPDSFQEKMATYDWFFTPSYHSSLAQPPLDDPQLQAVSPPPLPVEEPPQQPPQPPPEPPRRRRNARMSVRGGPRFSSP; encoded by the coding sequence ATGCCTCCGAGACTAAGAGGACGTGGCAAGGGTCCCATGCGTGGAGGACCGTCATCTGCAGGACCATCTCACAGACGCACTCCATCGGCGTCTTTTTCCACCTTCGACTCCCGCGATATGTGGGGTCAACCCTTCGAGCCGGCAAGACACTCAGTCTCGCTCAGTTCTTCACCATCCTTTCATCCGTCTTTCGGACCATTTGCTCCAAATGAGCCCGAACACTCTCACCATTCGGACCAATCCCACCATTCGCATGAATCATACCCACCGCATAACTCCTTGCAATCTCATTCATTTCATCATTCTGAATCCCCCTACTCTCCAAGACAATTCAACCCAGCCGACTATGTGAACGACTTCCTTGGTTATAACCCATTGGGCCCTGAGGACCATTTCTCTCAGGAAATGGAAATGGATGATGACCCTGACCCGGAGATGCAAACAGGAACCCCGGGCCACCCTATCAGCATATCTAGTGGGTCTCCGTTCCAGGGATCTCCTTATCGTGGACCCGACTCCTTCCAAGAGAAGATGGCTACCTATGACTGGTTCTTTACTCCATCTTATCATAGCTCTCTGGCTCAACCACCTTTAGATGATCCTCAACTTCAAGctgtctcaccaccaccactcccggTAGAGGAGCCACCTCAGCagccaccacaaccacctccCGAGCCTCCGAGGCGAAGGAGGAACGCTCGCATGTCCGTTAGAGGAGGACCCCGTTTTAGTTCTCCTTGA
- the LOC110944197 gene encoding cysteine-rich and transmembrane domain-containing protein B-like has translation MGGPSNAAPEADPPQASYAPPMPPVGFDNPIPTYPGSSGYNPYGDPSGYPMGYGTHDPYLTAAQYHHLYPSSYPPMPPTDYPIQGYQYPPYQPPPSQQLQQQQQNQEILERLDKVEQKTKKNKERHNSFMKGLANLIKGKKK, from the coding sequence ATGGGTGGGCCCTCAAATGCGGCACCGGAGGCTGATCCTCCGCAAGCTTCTTATGCACCACCTATGCCGCCTGTGGGATTTGATAACCCAATTCCAACGTACCCAGGTTCTTCCGGGTACAATCCTTATGGAGACCCGTCGGGATATCCAATGGGCTATGGAACTCATGACCCATATCTTACGGCTGCGCAGTATCATCACCTTTATCCTTCTTCTTACCCCCCTATGCCTCCAACTGACTACCCTATTCAGGGTTATCAGTATCCTCCGTATCAGCCACCTCCTTCCCAGCAACTACAGCAGCAACAACAAAACCAGGAAATCTTGGAGAGGTTGGACAAGGTTGAGCAGAAGACCAAGAAGAACAAGGAGAGGCATAATAGCTTCATGAAGGGCCTTGCCAACCTTATCAAGGGGAAGAAGAAATAG